The Nitrospira tepida genome includes a window with the following:
- a CDS encoding Hsp20/alpha crystallin family protein, translating into MTTYLPALMSSIGQESFDRQIDRMFDEAVRSFGMARTAWAPACNAWEDDHGFYVQVALPGWEAKDVSIEVENRVLTVKGERKDEETPGRTVHVWEVTGDQFVRSFRLPTFIDHNKASASHKNGLLTITFPKLEEAKPRRIAIAAE; encoded by the coding sequence ATGACCACGTATCTGCCCGCATTGATGTCGTCGATCGGTCAGGAATCCTTCGATCGGCAAATCGACCGGATGTTCGATGAAGCGGTACGCTCCTTCGGCATGGCACGGACTGCCTGGGCGCCGGCATGCAATGCCTGGGAGGACGATCACGGGTTCTATGTGCAGGTGGCGCTGCCGGGGTGGGAGGCCAAGGACGTGTCGATCGAAGTCGAAAACCGGGTGCTCACCGTGAAGGGCGAGCGGAAGGACGAGGAGACGCCGGGCCGGACCGTGCATGTGTGGGAAGTCACCGGCGATCAGTTCGTGCGGAGTTTCCGGCTGCCGACCTTTATCGATCACAACAAGGCGTCAGCCTCTCATAAGAACGGATTGTTGACGATCACGTTCCCCAAGCTGGAAGAGGCCAAGCCCAGGCGCATTGCGATCGCGGCCGAGTAA